TTTCTCCAAGAAGATgcatttgatttatatatgtatatgtaatatatatatcatataaaataaatattcatataattttataatgaaaatatgatttttcacaCATTTTGTAACTCAAACActtttaacgtttttaatatatttatttgtcttCTCCTAAATAATCTTAACAGTTTAGTCttcatatttcaaaatcataaaaaaagaattatttaacacaaaattttttattctctcaaTCATCTAAAATGGAATCTAACCATTTCTCTAAATCGATTGGCTTAGTTGGAACATTTTTTGGCTTTTCTTTAgaatctgcaataaattatcagtataaatatataaacttgtagcataaatttgttatacttattttatcacaaaaccAAGAATTTGTTGAATCAAATTTGtacgtttataattacatacataagcttttatatcactttcaaaataaatggCTTATATATCAAATTGACTGATTTTAGAATTGATTTTAATCACTtcatttatctttataatttccaagataaaaattgcaaaataataaaattataagaaatagaaTATCTTCCTTAATCCAAGATCTCTTACCAATATTATGAGATATCGAAATAGATTGTGTAACTGTTGTTGGATTATTCTGGACCGGCTCTTTTAAGGACAACAAAAAATCTATGTCTTCTTCTAAATTATTGGTACTATTTTTTGATTGGGATTCTGCATTCACTGTTAACTCCAAATCTTCTGATTGATCAGTCCTTGTATTTTcgtttgtttcatttttcaaatgttcTTCAGCAGACGATAAACTTGACgcatttaaatcatttaaaatagcATTGTAAACAGCTTTTCCTTTCTCGGtggtattatatatacttattaattgATCACTCTAGAAATAatcatacataaataataaaatctttgattAATCGTTCAAATATAATCAAGATAACGAGACTAAATATCGACAATCCAGATTACTTACAGTGAAATATCTTTgatctatattcatatattcgtTAAATGGAATACAATTAATCGCGgctgataatatttttaggttTAAAGTGAAATATTGCGCGTACTGCGACGAGTCAACGGGCCACACATCTTTCTCCGATTTAAAAACGAAATGTCCATCTTTCGAGAGCGGCGCGTTTATAAGAGTGCCGAAATCTTTGCCCACATCCTCGTCCGTTGATATTTCTGTATAATCGGCAAAAGACGACGAAGGTTGCCGTaatctctctttccttttgtCTTTCCCTTTTGACTTGTGCATTTTGACGTTTGTCGATTAGATGTAAGATTGCAAGGTTAGGATGTCGGAATTGGCatgtatatttcaaattacatgtatacacgtatatttaaaatttaaagttggACGATGTGTATAGTTGGTTAATAAATgctttacacaatttttattaaaaaattctattctttttatgtttacaaatttgattgattcttatgtaaatgtttcttctttcaaatttttaaattttatttctctagaTCTTTTTCACATTTCCAAGGCTTGCACAAAAGCTggaataaagataaaatcaatcgcgtgtttaatgtaaaaaatgtattactttttataaattcggCACGTAATTCGCATATGCATATCatacaattatacaaaaaatttgaatatatcttaaaatacatCAATGAAGTAATGAAAGAGTTACAATAAAAGTGATGTCAtagctaatttttttttttttttaatagaattaatacAGTATATATTCCATcgctaatattttcttt
This genomic window from Linepithema humile isolate Giens D197 chromosome 5, Lhum_UNIL_v1.0, whole genome shotgun sequence contains:
- the Aven gene encoding uncharacterized protein Aven; this encodes MHKSKGKDKRKERLRQPSSSFADYTEISTDEDVGKDFGTLINAPLSKDGHFVFKSEKDVWPVDSSQYAQYFTLNLKILSAAINCIPFNEYMNIDQRYFTSDQLISIYNTTEKGKAVYNAILNDLNASSLSSAEEHLKNETNENTRTDQSEDLELTVNAESQSKNSTNNLEEDIDFLLSLKEPVQNNPTTVTQSISISHNIDSKEKPKNVPTKPIDLEKWLDSILDD